In Takifugu flavidus isolate HTHZ2018 chromosome 1, ASM371156v2, whole genome shotgun sequence, the DNA window GCACAAGCACTCCATTAACATTTAATCACCTTAATATTATGAGCCTTACTGCTATTCTTTTTTGTGCTTCTGTCATTCATGTTACAAAAATTTTGGCCTTTGAGTGTGTGAGCTTTGACTTAAGAAAAACTCTTTTAATGTGTGTGCGCAGGTCTTGACTTGGATGCCCTGCTGGAGTGCTCGTCTAAGGCTTCACCATGAACCGGAACAAGCGTGAAAAAGAGTATTATAGTATAGATGTGGGCGATTCAACCTTCACAGTTTTAAAACGCTACCAAAACCTCCGACCCATTGGATCTGGCGCACAGGGGATTGTCTGGTGAGTGTGTGCCTCTTTTAACGGGTTCTGTGTACAAAGGCTGTGTAAAATGGTGAAAAGTAAACAGTAACTTGCTGTAACTGGTAATCGTCCAGTCGACAGTGTTGGTTCTTCTATTTATATTGGACTTTTTTTTGGGAACTCCTGATTCATAATGATTAATATGGTATGAAATGTGAAAGTCAACATTATTTCTGAGCACACATGCTGCAGCAGTCACGATATTCACTATAGAATTCCTCACAGAAGCAGTCCAATAATCTTCCACATCATTCATGGATTAAGCCGTCACGTCCTTAGTCGAGGGATTGCTACTGGTACAGAgctgttgatgtttttattattttctcttCAAACTCTAGTTCAGCGTACGACCACAACTTGGAAAGAAATGTCGCCATCAAGAAACTGAGCCGGCCTTTTCAGAATCAAACCCACGCCAAACGGGCCTACAGGGAACTGGTGCTAATGAAATGTGTCAACCACAAAAATGTAAGCTTTCTCTTTTCATTCCATTTCTGTAGGTACTTCCACAGGGAATCGTACATAAAGATGGTGGGCTGACACTTGTGTTAGCGTCTGCCCATCCTGTATGATTGGCAGGCGATGATTAATAATGTAAACTTGTCATGTTACGCATTTGGCTGCAGAGGTTGTGACGATCTATCACACTTTTCCCAGATAATCGGCCTGTTAAATGTGTTCACGCCACAGAAGACATTGGAAGAGTTCCAAGATGTGTGAGTATTACTGAGCAAGATATCATCTGCTCAACGCCTGCTTGTAAAATCAATACAGGACAGAGTATGCCTGCAGCTCAGAGGGTCTTTTTTGACTTTTAGAGGCTTGGAGTTTGTGTTTTATCTTCTAGGAATTCATAAAACTGAAGTACAGTATATGTAAATAGAGTGAGTGGACATGTTTTAGGATGTTGTAAAGAATTACATCCAGTCGGTGAAACACATCGACCTCATACCTGTTGGGGAGAAAATCTAAACAAATGAACATTAGAGCTGAGAGTGGAGAAACCAGTGCCCTGAGTGTGTTTGGAGCCTGACAGGATGCCGAAATTTACTGTGGAATACAGAACTCAGAGGTTTGTTTCAGCATGCATCATGATTAATCCCATCCtctggaaagtgtgtgtgtctgtgtctctgcttgATTGGAGCTAAAAAGGAAACTGGGGGAGAAATCACAGCTAGGGGGCTTTCGggcaaaaaacagaaataatggAGGGTGAATTCTGCCCATGTGATCATGTATCTGAGTGGATTAAGCGTAGCAGACACTGTCCACACACTTTGGAGTACAATCTCTATTCAGTTTGCAACTCTTTGTTTTAAAGCATGCAGCATAAAGGGAGATCCTCCAGACAAGTCTACTTAGCTTGTTAACATGCTCTTGTATCAGTAAAACCTTCTTTATGCATAAACGATGAGTCTAAAGGAGGTCTGTactgtgtggaggaggattgTCGAGACTAATTACACAACAGCTGCCAAATAATGAAACATCATCTGTGTTGAAAATATGAACACTTCCTAAATGCCATGTAAAAAAAGAGCTCAGGAAGGAAGCTCAGCGTTTGTCCACGCAACACATTTACCCTGTGGGTTGTTAAGTGTCCACTGTGAGAGAGATGAGGACGAGCCGTTAGAGGATGTCTGCGTTTCCACGCAGGTATctggtgatggagctgatggacgCCAACCTGTGCCAGGTGATTCAGATGGAGCTGGACCACGAGAGGCTTTCTTACCTGCTCTACCAGATGCTGTGTGGGATCAAACACCTGCATGCGGCTGGCATCATTCACAGGGTGAGATACACATGCACGCCAAGGGCCAGCATCAGAACGCTGCCATGCAGTTAGCCCCAGCTAGCTATTTCACGTGTTGGGCAAACACtccaagggtcaaaggtcaatgtaGTGCATCCTGTGAATTGAAATCTTTGATCCTTACAGTTTCCACTATTCTTTCCCTTTATTAGTCGTTAAACGCACCTCAGGGGATTCGCTACTGAAGCCAAACACGAGTAGATGTAATATGGAGGAGAGGCCATGCAGGCCGCAGTCAAACACATgtcacacgcacgctcacagcCGCCCTGGTGcgtcagcagcagacagagcctTTGttgtagacacacacatacacacacgcacgcatgcacgcagaGCGATGGCTCACTGTCAATCACGCTCGGTGAAAGACACAGCAGTAGATTAGCGGAGCTCCTCTTGCTCCGCCAACCAGAACTAATTGAGCCACAGGCCGAGCCGAGCAGCGCCGCGCACATCAGCGTAACTCGTCACGCAAAGCTTTCATAAAGTGAACAGATGCAATGAGTCATGGATAAACACAGATTCCCTTGTTCTTTGGGGCTTTGTTTTTGTGACCAAAGTTCTCAAGCCCTCTTTAAACATGCGGGAAGTTGCCAAGAGCCCGAGAACACACTCCAGTCCAATGTAATCACTGGCGCTTTCAGCTTTGCAGTCTAATGGTTTGATTTCCAAGAAGCTTTGTGGGCATTGATGAATATTTCTACCTGCGGCACTTTTCTGAATGAAgctattttatttatgttttgccAACAAATGTGATTCTTTAAACAGGAAGTCGTCCCAACTAAGACAGAAGTGATTGCAATGACGGGGAAAGGGTCCAAATTGTTGATATGCAAATGAGGCTTAATGGAAAGTACTTACATCCAGGGTCATTAAATACCCTGGCAGAGAAGGCGGAGTCTTCTCCATGACAGGACACCACCTGTCAATCATTTTGCATCAGATTAACTTGAATGCAGAGAAATCACTTAACATGTTGAATTGAAAGTTAAGAAATCTGGTAATGGAGTTTTTGTAGCTTCTGTAGAAATATGGAGATATGTTTGCAGTCTGGGATGGATTTTTATGAATGTCTGGCATATTCCTCATATAAAGCATCATGTtgtgccccctcctcctctaaaTCaggcttgtgttgtttttctggacAGGACCTGAAGCCCAGCAACATTGTGGTAAAGTCTGACTGCACCTTGAAGATTCTGGACTTTGGCCTGGCCAGAACTGCTGCCACCGGCCTCCTCATGACGCCCTACGTGGTCACCCGCTACTACCGTGCCCCAGAGGTCATCCTGGGCATGGGGTACCAGGCCAATGGTGAGTGGTGAAGGGCCGGGGCAGTTGCTGCCGAGCCACCTGggggctgctgagctgctgcattgGCCTGACCCTTGGGAGGCTTTTGTTTGACAGTgcctctgaacacacacttcGCACAAATAGaatcctctcacacacacacacacacacacacatgcacagagtaAAGGTTAAGACTCAGAGGGGAGGTTTGCAAGTTGATCATCAGTGCTTTGTGGGGATCTTCCCATCTGTGGAGACTCCAGGTCCCAGCTGTGCTGTAGCAtgtgtttgatgttttattAAGAGGGTGACTATCCAGAGTTCTTCACAGCTTTGCAGAAGTAAAAGAGCCAGGATGAATGACACTTGAGCAGGCTTCAGCTAATTCACTCAGGACTACATTTTGGAATTTACAGCTGGTTTTTCAAGATGCCCTCGAAGGAAAACTAACATTTTTGGAAATATGTTTATATGGAATGAgagaaattatttattttagcatAAAGTTAGCTTAAAGCTATGTAATGCTGGCATCCCTCTGCATATTGGggactgttttaatgtttaaggGCTTAACATTGTGGGCATAGCAACAAATCCACTGTGCTGACAATTAATACATTATACACTGTATTCTTGGTTTGGTTCTTATCTTTCGGCGCTGTTGTGATTAATCCAACTATTTCAAACTAAGTGTCAAACTTTCATGGTTAATCTCTGGCTAACCTCATCAGTCCAGCACTGATGTCAGTCATCAGGCTCCTGTTGTCAGCAATACATTAGCTCTAAGCCTTGCTCATGGGTCCAGTTACAGTCTGCAGCCTTTAATTCACCAAGTCCATCTGGGAATTATCAGGAAGTCCAGGAAGTCGTGAAAACCTGGGATTCATTTCCTGAGACAACATCATACCGATTTCAATTTGTGACCTTGATATGAGCAGATTAAGGCTGATGGGTCATTTTAGGGGTTAATCACTATAATACATGTTTGACTAGTTCTTTTCAACATCAAAACCAACACATCTGCACAGTTTTAGATTTAAATATCCAGGGAGACTTTTAGCTTTCATTTCGCTACACTGCTGCATCTTTTAGTTtcatttttcccttttaattGGTTAAACTAGATAATGGTTAATTAATGTCATTTTAGCAAGGTGGACCCTGTCCTGAATGTATGCTTATGTACATGTACCTTTACTTCCTTGATCAAAACCTTGAACTTTAATTTGTCCTGCTGATTTGTTGCATTCTTTTTCCtattctcttttcctcccttttatgCTTCACACATGTAGTGGATATTTGGGCTGTGGGCTGCATTATGGCAGAAATGGTTCGCCACAAAATCCTTTTTCCAGGAAGGGATTGTATCCTTGAGCTGTTTGCAGCTGTGTCTGGCTCTTGTTATGAAACGGAACACGGCACTCAAGCTTCGAAACGGTTCCTCCATCAGCTCGCTT includes these proteins:
- the mapk8b gene encoding mitogen-activated protein kinase 8 isoform X2, producing the protein MNRNKREKEYYSIDVGDSTFTVLKRYQNLRPIGSGAQGIVCSAYDHNLERNVAIKKLSRPFQNQTHAKRAYRELVLMKCVNHKNIIGLLNVFTPQKTLEEFQDVYLVMELMDANLCQVIQMELDHERLSYLLYQMLCGIKHLHAAGIIHRDLKPSNIVVKSDCTLKILDFGLARTAATGLLMTPYVVTRYYRAPEVILGMGYQANVDIWAVGCIMAEMVRHKILFPGRDYIDQWNKVIEQLGTPSQEFLMKLNQSVRTYVENRPRYAGYTFEKLFPDVLFHADSEHNKLKASQARDLLSKMLVIDASKRISVDEALQHPYINVWYDPTEVEAPPPAITDKQLDEREHTVEEWKELIYKEVLDWEERTKNGVIKGQPASIGAAVSSSPQHHGSTSSPTNDVSSMSTEPTLTDTDSSLEATAANASLGSCR
- the mapk8b gene encoding mitogen-activated protein kinase 8 isoform X3 — its product is MNRNKREKEYYSIDVGDSTFTVLKRYQNLRPIGSGAQGIVCSAYDHNLERNVAIKKLSRPFQNQTHAKRAYRELVLMKCVNHKNIIGLLNVFTPQKTLEEFQDVYLVMELMDANLCQVIQMELDHERLSYLLYQMLCGIKHLHAAGIIHRDLKPSNIVVKSDCTLKILDFGLARTAATGLLMTPYVVTRYYRAPEVILGMGYQANVDVWSVGCIMAEMVRGSVLFPGTDHIDQWNKVIEQLGTPSQEFLMKLNQSVRTYVENRPRYAGYTFEKLFPDVLFHADSEHNKLKASQARDLLSKMLVIDASKRISVDEALQHPYINVWYDPTEVEAPPPAITDKQLDEREHTVEEWKELIYKEVLDWEERTKNGVIKGQPASIAQVQQ